In the genome of Carnobacterium pleistocenium FTR1, one region contains:
- the msrA gene encoding peptide-methionine (S)-S-oxide reductase MsrA yields MSEQKFEKATFAGGCFWCMVKPFETQSGIESVVSGYTGGHTVNPTYEEVCSETTGHTEAVQITFDPEKFSYKDLVEIYWQQTDPTDAGGQFADRGSSYRPVIFYHNEEQRQLAEASKEALQNSGRFKQPIVTEIQPAEPFYPAEDYHQGFYKKNAAHYSRYRQGSGRAGFIESNWTS; encoded by the coding sequence GTGAGTGAACAAAAATTTGAAAAAGCAACATTTGCAGGTGGGTGCTTTTGGTGCATGGTAAAACCTTTTGAAACACAATCAGGTATTGAATCGGTTGTTTCTGGTTATACAGGAGGCCACACGGTAAACCCAACTTATGAAGAAGTCTGTAGCGAAACAACTGGACACACAGAAGCAGTTCAGATTACCTTTGATCCCGAAAAATTTAGCTATAAAGATTTAGTAGAAATCTATTGGCAACAAACAGACCCAACAGATGCAGGCGGACAATTTGCAGATAGAGGCTCTTCTTATCGTCCAGTGATTTTCTATCACAATGAAGAACAAAGACAATTAGCAGAAGCATCTAAAGAAGCTTTGCAAAATAGTGGACGCTTTAAACAACCTATTGTAACTGAAATTCAGCCAGCAGAGCCATTTTATCCAGCAGAAGATTATCACCAAGGTTTTTATAAGAAAAATGCTGCTCATTATTCAAGATATAGACAAGGATCAGGAAGAGCGGGTTTTATTGAGTCGAATTGGACATCTTAA
- the serS gene encoding serine--tRNA ligase — MIDIKRLRTDFDATAKQLEIRGVKSELLEDFITFDGERRSLIVRTEELKSYRNEVSGAIATLKRSKENADEKIKEMREVGEKIKELDKELAIIDEKIETIATGLPNLPHESVPVGADEADNDEVRKWGTPVKVDFQVKAHWEVAEELGILDFERGAKVSGSRFVFYKGLGARLERAVYNFMLDLHTGEHGYTEMMTPYLVNSDSMFGTGQFPKFKEDVFQIEGTDLTLIPTAEVPLTNYYSNEILKEEQLPIYFTALSPAFRSEAGSAGRDTRGLIRLHQFNKVEMVKFSKPETSYEELEKMTNNAETVLQKLDLPYRVLALCTGDMGFSAAKTYDLEVWIPAQETYREISSCSNTEAFQARRAKIRYRNEETGKLEFVHTLNGSGLAVGRTIAAILENYQQADGSVKVPTVLIPYMGGVTEIRKAD, encoded by the coding sequence TACGTGGGGTTAAAAGTGAGTTGTTAGAAGATTTTATTACATTTGATGGAGAAAGACGTTCTTTAATAGTAAGAACTGAAGAATTGAAAAGTTACCGTAACGAAGTATCTGGCGCTATAGCAACATTAAAGCGCAGTAAAGAAAATGCAGATGAAAAGATAAAAGAAATGCGTGAAGTTGGAGAAAAAATAAAAGAGTTAGACAAAGAATTAGCAATAATCGATGAAAAAATAGAAACGATTGCGACCGGATTGCCAAACTTGCCACACGAATCAGTTCCAGTAGGGGCAGATGAAGCAGACAATGATGAGGTTCGCAAATGGGGAACGCCTGTAAAAGTAGATTTCCAAGTAAAAGCCCATTGGGAAGTTGCTGAAGAATTGGGTATTTTAGATTTTGAACGAGGAGCTAAAGTTTCTGGAAGTCGCTTTGTTTTCTATAAAGGACTAGGTGCTAGATTAGAACGAGCAGTTTATAATTTTATGTTAGACCTGCATACAGGAGAACACGGTTATACAGAAATGATGACACCTTATTTAGTTAATAGCGATTCAATGTTCGGTACAGGTCAATTTCCTAAATTTAAAGAGGATGTCTTCCAAATTGAAGGAACAGATTTAACGTTGATTCCTACAGCAGAGGTTCCTTTAACAAACTATTACAGTAATGAAATTCTAAAAGAGGAACAGTTACCTATTTACTTTACAGCATTAAGCCCTGCATTTAGATCAGAAGCTGGGAGTGCAGGAAGAGATACGCGTGGATTGATTCGTTTACACCAATTCAATAAAGTTGAGATGGTCAAATTCAGTAAGCCTGAAACGTCTTATGAAGAATTAGAAAAAATGACAAATAATGCTGAGACAGTATTACAAAAACTTGATTTACCGTATCGAGTATTAGCATTATGCACTGGAGATATGGGATTCTCAGCAGCAAAAACATATGACTTAGAAGTATGGATCCCTGCTCAAGAAACATACCGTGAAATCAGTTCTTGCTCAAATACTGAAGCTTTTCAAGCAAGACGAGCAAAAATTCGTTACCGCAATGAAGAAACAGGTAAATTAGAATTTGTTCATACGTTAAATGGTTCTGGATTAGCAGTAGGAAGAACAATAGCAGCTATTTTAGAAAATTACCAACAAGCAGATGGTTCAGTTAAGGTTCCGACTGTGCTGATTCCATATATGGGTGGCGTAACTGAAATCCGTAAAGCAGACTAA